The following are from one region of the Corythoichthys intestinalis isolate RoL2023-P3 chromosome 17, ASM3026506v1, whole genome shotgun sequence genome:
- the LOC130905389 gene encoding hyaluronan and proteoglycan link protein 1-like isoform X2: protein MIGAIPSLMLALMSLSVAGAFRSIRTEPEVSRNIHLMTDQSPSLSVTSAPSRVLTRRGGNAILPCAIQRDRLLAPNPKMRIKWTKLTSDFLTEVDILAAVADHKRSYGSFHGRARLRGSSPSDASLVIDNITLEDYGRYKCEVIDGLEDATAIVSLDLEGVVFPYSPRLGRYRLNFRDAERACREQDAVLASPEQLRQAWRGGMDWCNAGWLSDGSVRYPVNSPREPCGGRRTAPGVRSYGFRDKDKDRYDVFCFTSHFKGELYFLPPGAKLTYGEAVEACRRDGARLAKVGHLYGAWKLANYDRCDAGWLEDGSVRYPVAKPRPRCSPTARAVRFNGFPDKKHKLYGAYCYRERA from the exons ATGATCGGGGCCATTCCCTCACTGATGCTGGCGCTGATGTCATTGAGTGTGGCCGGCGCCTTCCGATCCATTCGCACCGAGCCGGAGGTGTCCAGGAACATCCATTTAATGACAG ATCAGAGTCCGTCACTGTCAGTGACGTCGGCGCCTTCCCGGGTGTTGACGCGGCGCGGCGGCAATGCCATCTTACCCTGCGCCATCCAAAGGGACCGATTGCTGGCACCCAATCCAAAGATGAGGATCAAGTGGACCAAGCTGACCTCCGACTTCCTAACTGAA GTGGATATTTTGGCCGCCGTGGCTGACCACAAGAGAAGTTACGGGAGTTTTCACGGCCGTGCGCGCTTGAGAGGCTCCTCCCCCTCAGACGCCTCACTGGTCATCGATAACATCACGCTGGAGGATTACGGGAGGTACAAATGCGAGGTCATCGACGGCCTGGAAGATGCCACGGCCATCGTGTCGCTCGACCTGGAAG GCGTGGTGTTCCCGTACTCCCCCCGCCTGGGCCGGTACCGTCTCAACTTCCGGGACGCCGAAAGGGCTTGCCGAGAGCAGGACGCCGTGTTGGCATCCCCGGAGCAGCTGCGCCAGGCCTGGCGAGGAGGCATGGACTGGTGTAACGCCGGCTGGCTGAGCGACGGCTCGGTGCGCTACCCCGTTAACTCCCCCAGGGAGCCCTGCGGCGGCCGTCGCACAGCACCGGGTGTTCGTAGCTACGGATTCCGGGACAAAGACAAGGACCGCTACGATGTCTTCTGCTTCACGTCCCACTTTAAAG GTGAATTGTACTTCCTGCCGCCCGGCGCCAAGCTGACGTACGGGGAAGCGGTAGAGGCGTGCCGGCGGGATGGCGCCCGGCTGGCCAAGGTGGGCCACTTGTACGGTGCCTGGAAGCTGGCTAACTACGACCGCTGCGACGCCGGCTGGCTGGAGGACGGCAGCGTCCGCTACCCGGTGGCCAAGCCCCGCCCCCGATGTAGCCCTACCGCCCGCGCCGTCCGCTTTAACGGCTTCCCTGACAAGAAGCACAAACTCTACGGCGCCTACTGCTACAGGGAGCGAGCCTGA
- the LOC130905389 gene encoding hyaluronan and proteoglycan link protein 1-like isoform X1: protein MIGAIPSLMLALMSLSVAGAFRSIRTEPEVSRNIHLMTVLRFGALDQSPSLSVTSAPSRVLTRRGGNAILPCAIQRDRLLAPNPKMRIKWTKLTSDFLTEVDILAAVADHKRSYGSFHGRARLRGSSPSDASLVIDNITLEDYGRYKCEVIDGLEDATAIVSLDLEGVVFPYSPRLGRYRLNFRDAERACREQDAVLASPEQLRQAWRGGMDWCNAGWLSDGSVRYPVNSPREPCGGRRTAPGVRSYGFRDKDKDRYDVFCFTSHFKGELYFLPPGAKLTYGEAVEACRRDGARLAKVGHLYGAWKLANYDRCDAGWLEDGSVRYPVAKPRPRCSPTARAVRFNGFPDKKHKLYGAYCYRERA from the exons ATGATCGGGGCCATTCCCTCACTGATGCTGGCGCTGATGTCATTGAGTGTGGCCGGCGCCTTCCGATCCATTCGCACCGAGCCGGAGGTGTCCAGGAACATCCATTTAATGACAG TACTTCGTTTTGGCGCACTAGATCAGAGTCCGTCACTGTCAGTGACGTCGGCGCCTTCCCGGGTGTTGACGCGGCGCGGCGGCAATGCCATCTTACCCTGCGCCATCCAAAGGGACCGATTGCTGGCACCCAATCCAAAGATGAGGATCAAGTGGACCAAGCTGACCTCCGACTTCCTAACTGAA GTGGATATTTTGGCCGCCGTGGCTGACCACAAGAGAAGTTACGGGAGTTTTCACGGCCGTGCGCGCTTGAGAGGCTCCTCCCCCTCAGACGCCTCACTGGTCATCGATAACATCACGCTGGAGGATTACGGGAGGTACAAATGCGAGGTCATCGACGGCCTGGAAGATGCCACGGCCATCGTGTCGCTCGACCTGGAAG GCGTGGTGTTCCCGTACTCCCCCCGCCTGGGCCGGTACCGTCTCAACTTCCGGGACGCCGAAAGGGCTTGCCGAGAGCAGGACGCCGTGTTGGCATCCCCGGAGCAGCTGCGCCAGGCCTGGCGAGGAGGCATGGACTGGTGTAACGCCGGCTGGCTGAGCGACGGCTCGGTGCGCTACCCCGTTAACTCCCCCAGGGAGCCCTGCGGCGGCCGTCGCACAGCACCGGGTGTTCGTAGCTACGGATTCCGGGACAAAGACAAGGACCGCTACGATGTCTTCTGCTTCACGTCCCACTTTAAAG GTGAATTGTACTTCCTGCCGCCCGGCGCCAAGCTGACGTACGGGGAAGCGGTAGAGGCGTGCCGGCGGGATGGCGCCCGGCTGGCCAAGGTGGGCCACTTGTACGGTGCCTGGAAGCTGGCTAACTACGACCGCTGCGACGCCGGCTGGCTGGAGGACGGCAGCGTCCGCTACCCGGTGGCCAAGCCCCGCCCCCGATGTAGCCCTACCGCCCGCGCCGTCCGCTTTAACGGCTTCCCTGACAAGAAGCACAAACTCTACGGCGCCTACTGCTACAGGGAGCGAGCCTGA